A stretch of Chanodichthys erythropterus isolate Z2021 chromosome 20, ASM2448905v1, whole genome shotgun sequence DNA encodes these proteins:
- the rca2.2 gene encoding complement component receptor 1-like protein, with protein sequence MGFKLQYLCAAALFLCLMKAVNIRAQCTQPSFESRNVDLSGSYLTTQSFPDGSTVMFECMIGHKPVNSKASQSVTCRGDQWTSLELNCIRKSCGSPPDFQNGKYEGTGVLFGDKMTAVCNKGYMLAGQMKDRWCRDDGWDGRDPVCEVVKCEAPPTIENGQLDEVPRDSYDYSEVVSYKCNRGLSLIGSSTLNCSEDGTFKPDPPKCLDGCPNPDIPHATRIGGKSPPYKLGNFIDYKCAVGYTMIGDYHIVCSPQGWKPDPPKCIGPCSLPVFGGYVTLTEEFRSQKSFPHGSKVTFDCIRGHKPVDSTVSKSVTCEETKWTELLLTCKGKYCH encoded by the exons ATGGGATTTAAGTTGCAGTATCTCTGTGCCGCTGCCCTCTTCCTGTGTTTGATGAAAGCTGTGAATATCAGAG CACAGTGTACACAGCCTTCTTTTGAATCAAGAAATGTCGACTTGTCTGGCTCTTATCTCACTACTCAAAGTTTCCCAGATGGATCTACTGTAATGTTTGAGTGTATGATTGGACATAAACCAGTTAACTCAAAAGCATCTCAATCTGTTACTTGTCGTGGAGACCAGTGGACAAGTCTGGAATTAAATTGCATAA GAAAATCCTGTGGAAGTCCTCCAGATTTTCAGAATGGGAAATATGAAGGAACTGGAGTTTTATTTGGTGACAAAATGACAGCGGTTTGTAACAAAGG ATATATGTTAGCGGGACAGATGAAAGATAGATGGTGCCGAGATGATGGATGGGATGGCAGAGATCCTGTCTGTGAGG tGGTGAAATGTGAGGCACCTCCAACCATAGAAAATGGACAGCTTGACGAAGTGCCTAGGGACAGTTATGATTATTCAGAAGTCGTGTCCTACAAATGTAACAGAGGGTTGAGTCTTATTGGAAGTTCAACACTTAATTGTTCAGAGGATGGGACTTTTAAACCAGATCCACCAAAATGTTTGG atgGGTGTCCAAATCCTGATATTCCACATGCAACAAGAATCGGTGGAAAATCACCACCCTACAAACTGGGAAACTTTATAGATTACAAATGTGCAGTGGGCTATACAATGATAGGAGATTATCATATTGTGTGTTCACCACAGGGATGGAAGCCTGACCCACCAAAGTGCATTG GGCCTTGTAGTTTGCCTGTTTTTGGAGGATATGTCACTTTAACAGAGGAATTCCGCTCACAAAAAAGTTTCCCTCATGGATCCAAAGTAACATTTGATTGCATTCGTGGACATAAGCCAGTTGACTCGACAGTGTCTAAATCAGTTACCTGTGAGGAAACCAAGTGGACGGAATTGCTCCTCACCTGCAAAGGTAAGTACTGTCATTAA